A single region of the Oreochromis niloticus isolate F11D_XX linkage group LG19, O_niloticus_UMD_NMBU, whole genome shotgun sequence genome encodes:
- the gjb10 gene encoding gap junction protein beta 10, with product MNWAFLQGLLSGVNKYSTAFGRVWLSIVFLFRVMVFVVAAEKVWGDEQKDFTCNTNQPGCHNVCFDHFFPVSHVRLWALQLIFVTCPSLLVVMHVAYREDRERKNRIKYGENCKRLYQNTGKKRGGLWWTYVLTLVFKIGVDATFVYLVYHIYEGYSFPNLVKCTQVPCPNTVDCFIARPTEKRIFTIFMVVTSLACILLSFFEILYLVGKRCHEFLSSAHHSRQVITHSMSSGSKLMEANALKSAEKCATVKKPYYVVVS from the coding sequence ATGAACTGGGCATTTCTCCAGGGCCTCCTCAGCGGGGTGAACAAATACTCCACAGCCTTCGGCAGAGTGTGGCTCTCTATTGTTTTCCTATTCAGGGTTATGGTGTTTGTGGTGGCAGCAGAAAAGGTGTGGGGAGATGAACAGAAAGACTTCACATGCAACACAAATCAGCCCGGCTGCCACAACGTCTGCTTTGACCACTTTTTCCCCGTCTCCCATGTGCGCCTGTGGGCCCTCCAGCTTATCTTCGTCACCTGCCCCTCACTCCTGGTGGTGATGCACGTCGCCTACAGGGAGGACCGGGAGCGGAAAAACCGGATCAAGTATGGCGAGAACTGCAAGCGTCTCTACCAGAACACGGGCAAGAAGCGTGGAGGCCTGTGGTGGACCTATGTCCTCACTTTGGTCTTCAAAATAGGCGTGGACGCCACCTTCGTCTACCTCGTTTACCACATCTATGAGGGCTACAGCTTCCCCAATCTCGTTAAGTGTACACAGGTTCCCTGCCCCAACACGGTGGATTGCTTCATCGCTCGGCCTACTGAGAAAAGAATCTTCACCATCTTCATGGTGGTCACCAGCTTGGcctgcatcctcctctcctTTTTTGAAATCCTCTACTTAGTTGGAAAACGCTGCCATGAGTTTCTCAGCTCAGCCCATCACTCTCGTCAGGTCATCACCCACTCAATGTCCAGCGGAAGCAAACTGATGGAGGCAAATGCTCTAAAGTCAGCGGAAAAATGCGCCACTGTTAAGAAGCCGTACTATGTTGTCGTATCTTGA
- the gjb3 gene encoding gap junction protein beta 3: MDWKTFQALLSGVNKYSTAFGRVWLSVVFVFRVMVYVVAAERVWGDEQKDFDCNTKQPGCANVCYDHIFPISHIRLWALQLIFVTCPSFMVVMHVAYRDDRERKYKAKHGEDTKLYNNTGKKHGGLWWTYLISLFAKTGIEIAFLYILHRIYDSFYLPRLVKCEVSPCPNIVDCYIGHPTEKKVFTYFMVGASALCIVLNICEIFYLISKRFVRCAKKVKRRNRAMDIQHDEFEDPFNNYNRVGSKHDLKEKPAFLKSSYKSPPYRPSTLRVEEKMIRASAPNLSIS; encoded by the coding sequence ATGGACTGGAAGACCTTTCAGGCCCTCCTCAGTGGGGTGAACAAATACTCCACGGCGTTTGGGCGTGTTTGGCTGTCAGTGGTGTTTGTGTTCAGGGTGATGGTGTATGTGGTGGCAGCAGAGCGAGTGTGGGGTGACGAGCAGAAGGACTTTGACTGCAACACCAAGCAGCCCGGCTGTGCCAACGTCTGCTATGATCACATCTTCCCCATCTCCCACATCCGCCTATGGGCCTTGCAGCTCATCTTTGTCACCTGCCCATCATTCATGGTGGTCATGCATGTGGCGTATCGTGATGACCGTGAGCGCAAGTACAAAGCCAAGCATGGCGAGGACACCAAGCTGTACAACAACACGGGCAAGAAACACGGCGGCTTGTGGTGGACCTACCTGATCAGCCTCTTTGCTAAGACGGGCATTGAAATCGCCTTCCTCTATATCCTCCACCGAATCTACGACAGCTTCTACCTGCCAAGGCTGGTCAAGTGTGAAGTGTCGCCTTGCCCCAACATCGTGGACTGCTACATCGGTCACCCCACTGAAAAGAAAGTCTTCACATACTTCATGGTCGGAGCTTCAGCCCTCTGCATCGTCCTGAATATCTGTGAGATCTTTTATCTCATCTCCAAGCGCTTTGTAAGGTGTGCAAAAAAGGTTAAAAGACGCAACCGCGCCATGGACATCCAACATGACGAGTTTGAGGACCCCTTTAACAACTACAACCGTGTTGGGTCGAAGCATGATCTAAAGGAAAAGCCTGCATTCCTCAAATCTTCATACAAGTCTCCTCCATACAGGCCGTCTACACTCAGAGTTGAGGAGAAGATGATACGAGCCTCTGCTCCTAACCTGTCCATCTCATGA